A single window of Mangifera indica cultivar Alphonso chromosome 18, CATAS_Mindica_2.1, whole genome shotgun sequence DNA harbors:
- the LOC123201338 gene encoding vascular-related unknown protein 2-like, with protein MDNNSERNSQSRVMSYDEEESGWTAYFDEFFDDHQYSEEINSCFSASVESSLISDAASSSALVKKASAFHHHHHHHHDRNNKRSTTSSKRRKTEVADNGLEDTASSSVNSPKIYHLINQLGRKPAEAKDHAIDISKEKAGSISAQGDGRADSNINEEEEEESELKKRGLCLVPLSMLVKYI; from the exons ATGGATAATAACTCTGAGAGGAATTCTCAGAGCAGGGTTATGAGTTATGACGAGGAGGAAAGTGGATGGACTGCGTATTTTGATGAGTTTTTTGATGATCATCAATACAGTGAAGAGATTAACAGCTGCTTTTCTGCAAGTGTTGAAAGCTCTTTGATATCAGATGCTGCTTCTTCTTCAGCACTTGTGAAAAAAGCTTCTgcttttcatcatcatcatcatcatcatcatgatcGAAATAATAAAAGATCCACCACGAGCTCCAAGAGAAGAAAAACTGAAGTTGCCGATAATGGTTTGGAAGACACCGCCAGCTCTTCAGTTAACAGCCCCAAG ATTTACCATCTGATTAACCAGCTGGGAAGAAAGCCTGCAGAAGCAAAAGATCATGCCATTGACATTTCTAAg GAGAAAGCTGGAAGCATTTCTGCTCAGGGAGATGGGCGAGCAGACAGCAatataaatgaagaagaagaagaagaatcagaGCTGAAGAAAAGGGGTCTTTGCTTGGTTCCTTTATCAATGTTAgtgaaatatatatag
- the LOC123201374 gene encoding AP-5 complex subunit zeta-1 isoform X1, whose product MSDPDRNWDFYLRTLSNSARDSNLATDPAADPSLVNAVKKLYELCKEEKNEDLVARVYPHFNKLFQRSVASLSQSRTSNSILLLAIIQFFLDFSEMVLHDADPSLRTFFRSCLSREFADPTVAEATLDFLNVNKRKLLTSFPTLLPQFFPLLLKLIAWNGEKLEKAFLKVFPALMSPASFLLLLSSLVDLPILVVALEKVEKNSGPLIGSNIATIQKSSAPEMQMLLALMDEAYTGSTIADGGGDSESEDSSAIDVADPLFLELLKDENDGLAERHWTNPTMAATLQAAINIPQSERLKQILKMTPRFLDMYFSIALRDVNDSLICALIPQLMTRNATLFLDKNFSYEVRRRLLEFMLAAFQRSPDFIALLKKPIADKLGEAYDSPAKMELALQLCWAIGEHGGGGASHKDAARELFENLELLLYENLSSSRLGLRQEALTAESEKYRKSSQSRLLCFVVTAIAKLATYHRELLPRARVSLGKVARSRISDARVWKRACDYLGLMSDPAICLSILGPSQPSRGMQHPGTVNWSEGGKKMVGHIPFYILGEQEGPPFHDFALSDILPRR is encoded by the exons ATGTCGGATCCTGACAGAAACTGGGATTTCTATCTGCGAACCTTATCGAACAGCGCTCGAGACTCCAATCTCGCCACTGATCCTGCCGCCGATCCGTCACTTGTCAACGCT GTTAAGAAACTGTACGAGTTGTGTAAAGAAGAGAAGAACGAGGATCTCGTGGCTAGGGTTTATCCTCACTTCAACAAGCTCTTCCAACGATCTGTTGCCTCGCTTTCTCAATCTCGAACCTCCAATAGCATTCTCTTACTG gctattattcaattttttcttgaCTTCAGTGAGATGGTTTTGCATGATGCTGATCCCAGCCTTAGGACATTTTTTCGTTCCTGTTTGAGCCG TGAATTTGCAGATCCTACTGTTGCAGAGGCAACCCTTGATTTTCTGAATGTAAACAAGAGAAAACTTCTGACCTCATTCCCTACACTGCTGCCTCAG TTTTTTCCACTGTTGTTAAAGCTAATAGCATGGAATGGAGAAAA ATTAGAGAAAGCTTTCCTGAAGGTTTTTCCTGCATTGATGTCACCTGCATCATTTCTTCTGTTACTTTCATCTTTAGTGGATTTACCAA TTTTGGTTGTGGCATTGGAAAAGGTTGAAAAGAATTCAGGACCACTCATTGGAAGCAATATAGCTACAATTCAGAAGAGCTCAGCTCCTGAG ATGCAGATGCTACTTGCACTTATGGATGAAGCTTATACTGGTTCAACCATAGCAGATGGAGGGGGAGACTCTGAATCTGAGGATAGCAGTGCAATCGATGTAGCTGATCCTCTGTTTCTTGAACTTCTGAAGGATGAAAATGATGGGCTTGCT GAAAGACACTGGACTAATCCTACAATGGCTGCAACACTGCAAGCTGCAATAAATATCCCTCAATCTGAGAGGTTGAAGCAGATACTGAAAATGACACCTCGGTTTTTGGATATGTATTTTTCCATAGCATTACGTGATGTCAATGATT CTTTAATTTGTGCACTAATTCCCCAGCTTATGACGAGAAATGCTACTCTTTTCTTGGACAAGAACTTTTCGTATGAG GTTCGTAGGCGGCTTTTAGAATTTATGCTTGCTGCATTTCAGCGGTCTCCAGATTTTATTGCACTTCTGAAG AAGCCTATAGCGGACAAGCTTGGAGAAGCATATGATAGCCCTGCAAAG ATGGAGTTGGCATTACAATTATGTTGGGCCATTGGGGAGCATGGTGGAGGTGGTGCATCTCACAAAGATGCAGCTCGCGAGCTTTTTGAGAACTTAGAACTACTTCTTTATGAGAACCTTTCATCAAG CCGTCTTGGCCTAAGGCAGGAAGCCCTTACAGCTGAGAGTGAAAAGTACAGAAAGTCGTCACAATCCAGGCTTCTCTGTTTTGTTGTTACAGCTATTGCAAAGCTAGCGACATATCACCGTGAATTATTACCAAGGGCACGTGTATCCTTGGGCAAG GTAGCGCGATCTCGAATCTCAGATGCAAGGGTCTGGAAGCGTGCTTGTGACTATTTAGGTTTAATGAGCGATCCTGCAATTTGTTTGTCTATTTTGGGGCCTTCACAACCCTCACGTGGCATGCAACACCCGGGCACTGTCAATTGGAGTGAAGGCGGAAAAAAGATGGTTGGACATATACCCTTTTATATTCTTGGTGAACAAGAAG GTCCACCCTTTCATGATTTTGCATTATCAGATATTCTACCAAGAAGATGA
- the LOC123201374 gene encoding AP-5 complex subunit zeta-1 isoform X2: MSDPDRNWDFYLRTLSNSARDSNLATDPAADPSLVNAVKKLYELCKEEKNEDLVARVYPHFNKLFQRSVASLSQSRTSNSILLLAIIQFFLDFSEMVLHDADPSLRTFFRSCLSREFADPTVAEATLDFLNVNKRKLLTSFPTLLPQFFPLLLKLIAWNGEKLEKAFLKVFPALMSPASFLLLLSSLVDLPILVVALEKVEKNSGPLIGSNIATIQKSSAPEMLLALMDEAYTGSTIADGGGDSESEDSSAIDVADPLFLELLKDENDGLAERHWTNPTMAATLQAAINIPQSERLKQILKMTPRFLDMYFSIALRDVNDSLICALIPQLMTRNATLFLDKNFSYEVRRRLLEFMLAAFQRSPDFIALLKKPIADKLGEAYDSPAKMELALQLCWAIGEHGGGGASHKDAARELFENLELLLYENLSSSRLGLRQEALTAESEKYRKSSQSRLLCFVVTAIAKLATYHRELLPRARVSLGKVARSRISDARVWKRACDYLGLMSDPAICLSILGPSQPSRGMQHPGTVNWSEGGKKMVGHIPFYILGEQEGPPFHDFALSDILPRR; the protein is encoded by the exons ATGTCGGATCCTGACAGAAACTGGGATTTCTATCTGCGAACCTTATCGAACAGCGCTCGAGACTCCAATCTCGCCACTGATCCTGCCGCCGATCCGTCACTTGTCAACGCT GTTAAGAAACTGTACGAGTTGTGTAAAGAAGAGAAGAACGAGGATCTCGTGGCTAGGGTTTATCCTCACTTCAACAAGCTCTTCCAACGATCTGTTGCCTCGCTTTCTCAATCTCGAACCTCCAATAGCATTCTCTTACTG gctattattcaattttttcttgaCTTCAGTGAGATGGTTTTGCATGATGCTGATCCCAGCCTTAGGACATTTTTTCGTTCCTGTTTGAGCCG TGAATTTGCAGATCCTACTGTTGCAGAGGCAACCCTTGATTTTCTGAATGTAAACAAGAGAAAACTTCTGACCTCATTCCCTACACTGCTGCCTCAG TTTTTTCCACTGTTGTTAAAGCTAATAGCATGGAATGGAGAAAA ATTAGAGAAAGCTTTCCTGAAGGTTTTTCCTGCATTGATGTCACCTGCATCATTTCTTCTGTTACTTTCATCTTTAGTGGATTTACCAA TTTTGGTTGTGGCATTGGAAAAGGTTGAAAAGAATTCAGGACCACTCATTGGAAGCAATATAGCTACAATTCAGAAGAGCTCAGCTCCTGAG ATGCTACTTGCACTTATGGATGAAGCTTATACTGGTTCAACCATAGCAGATGGAGGGGGAGACTCTGAATCTGAGGATAGCAGTGCAATCGATGTAGCTGATCCTCTGTTTCTTGAACTTCTGAAGGATGAAAATGATGGGCTTGCT GAAAGACACTGGACTAATCCTACAATGGCTGCAACACTGCAAGCTGCAATAAATATCCCTCAATCTGAGAGGTTGAAGCAGATACTGAAAATGACACCTCGGTTTTTGGATATGTATTTTTCCATAGCATTACGTGATGTCAATGATT CTTTAATTTGTGCACTAATTCCCCAGCTTATGACGAGAAATGCTACTCTTTTCTTGGACAAGAACTTTTCGTATGAG GTTCGTAGGCGGCTTTTAGAATTTATGCTTGCTGCATTTCAGCGGTCTCCAGATTTTATTGCACTTCTGAAG AAGCCTATAGCGGACAAGCTTGGAGAAGCATATGATAGCCCTGCAAAG ATGGAGTTGGCATTACAATTATGTTGGGCCATTGGGGAGCATGGTGGAGGTGGTGCATCTCACAAAGATGCAGCTCGCGAGCTTTTTGAGAACTTAGAACTACTTCTTTATGAGAACCTTTCATCAAG CCGTCTTGGCCTAAGGCAGGAAGCCCTTACAGCTGAGAGTGAAAAGTACAGAAAGTCGTCACAATCCAGGCTTCTCTGTTTTGTTGTTACAGCTATTGCAAAGCTAGCGACATATCACCGTGAATTATTACCAAGGGCACGTGTATCCTTGGGCAAG GTAGCGCGATCTCGAATCTCAGATGCAAGGGTCTGGAAGCGTGCTTGTGACTATTTAGGTTTAATGAGCGATCCTGCAATTTGTTTGTCTATTTTGGGGCCTTCACAACCCTCACGTGGCATGCAACACCCGGGCACTGTCAATTGGAGTGAAGGCGGAAAAAAGATGGTTGGACATATACCCTTTTATATTCTTGGTGAACAAGAAG GTCCACCCTTTCATGATTTTGCATTATCAGATATTCTACCAAGAAGATGA